The genomic region ATGGCCTCGTCGCGGCGGGTGGCAATGACTGGAGCGTTGTCGATCTCAGAAGCCATGTGTCCTCAGTGCTCCCACTCGAGAGCGCCCTTCTTCCATACGTAGATAAGGCCCACCACCAGCGTCGCCGCGAAAACCACCATCTCGGCGTAGCCGAACCAGCCGAGCGCCTGGAAGTTCACCGCCCAGGGGTACAGGAACACGGCTTCCACGTCGAACACGATGAACAGCAGCGCCACCACGTAGAACTTCACCGCGAAGCGCTGGCGCGCCAGACCGCTCGACTCGGAGCCGGCCTCGAAGGTGGCCGACTTCACGGCGCTGGGCCGACGGGGACCGAGCAGGCCCGCGAGCGTGGGGATGATCAGCGCCAGGATGCCCGACAGCAGCAGCACCACGGCCATTGGCAGATAGGGAGCGAGGGGAGTGCTCATCGGCGGCGGACCATAGGAAGACCCGCCGCGCGCTGTCAAAGAGAAAGTCCGTCCTCGCCGAGGCCTAAACCGTTGAGATGACAGTGAAAAGCCAGCCCGCGCGCGGCCCCTTCCGCCGCGCTGCCCGGCCGGTGCCCGGACGGGCGGCAGAGAGTGCGACCGGGCGCGCACTGTGGGTTTGACGCTCTGCGCCCGTGGGGCCTACCGTCGCATCCGTTTCGCTCGAGGTACCGGGAGAAGAAGGCATGTGGGGTCGGCTCAGTCTTCGGTGGCAGGTCGCGCTGGCGGTGCTGGTGCCCTCCCTCGTCATTTCCGCCCTCAGCAGCTTCTACTTCCCGAAGCAGCAGGGGGAGATCGGGCTGAACCGGTTGAGGGAGCGCGCCAAGGCCGTGGGGCTGCTCGCCCAGGAGCAGACGGCGTCCATCCTCGAGGGGCCCGAGGCCGAGCGCCAGGAGCGCTTCAGGCACCTGTTCGCCCTGGTGGACAAGGGCGGCAACGTGGTGAGCCAGGCGGTGCTCGAGCCCAACGGCAGCCCGCTCATCCAGCACGGCGCCGCCCTGCCGTCGGGGCTGAGCTCGAGCCGGGCCTCCGAGGGGTGCGCGGACGCGCTCATCAAGGACAAGGACGAGGACAAGGACGTCCTCGTGGTGCGCTGCGCGCTGGCCAATGGGCGCAGCTACGTGATGGGCCTGAACTCCTCCGTCGTGGGGCAAGACGTCCAAGCCTTCATGGCGCCGGGGGCGCTCGTCTTCGCGGGCGCGGCGCTGGTGGGCCTGGTGCTGGCCTTCTTCATCGGCCGGGCCATCACCGAGCCCGTGTCGCGGATGACGCGAGCGGCGCAGGACGTGGCCAAGGGGGACGTGTCCCGCAGCGAGCTGGACGTCACCCAGGCGGCCGGCGAGGTGAAGATGATGGCGCAGAGCTTCAGCGAGATGCTGGGCACGCTGCGCGGCACGGTGGCGGAGCTGGTGTCGCGCACCGAGCAGCTCTCCAGCGCCTCGCGTGGGCTGACGGGGGCCTCCGCGGACCAGGAGCACGTCATCAGCCAGCAGGCGGCGTACGCGCAGCAGATCGCCGCCACCTTCGAGGAGCTGAGCCGCACCGCCGAGCAGATCTCCAGCTCCACCGAGGTGGTGGAGTCCTCCGCCCGCCGCACGCACGAGGCGGTGGCCGAGGCGATGGCCGTGGTGGCGCAGGTGGTGGCCGGCATCAACGACATCCGCATCGAGTCCAAGGGCGTGGCGGACGCCATCGTCGGGCTGAACCAGGACCTGCAGCAGGTGTCGAAGATCGCCCAGGTCATCAACCAGGTGGCGGAGCGCTCGGACCTGCTGGCGCTCAACGCGGCGCTCGAGGGCACCAAGGCGGGCGAGGTGGGGCGGGGCTTCTCGCTGGTGGCCGCGGAGATGCGCAAGCTGGCCGAGAACGTGTCGGGCTCGGCGCGGGACATCGCCCGCATCGTCGAGAAGGTGCAGGACTCGGGCGAGGAGGCCGCCACCAAGGCGCGCGTGGGCATGGCCACCTCGGATCGCGGCGTGGAGGTGGCCGAGCAGGCCTCGTCCGTGTTCGAGCGCATCGTCGAGCTGGCGCGCGGCACCAGCGAGGCGGCGCGGCAGATCACCATCGCCACGCGCCAGCAGCGCCAGTCCAGCGAGCAGGCCGTGCAGGGCGCGCGCAACGTGGCCGAGCTGGTGAAGCAGGGCGTGGACGCCACCGGCCGCACCACGCGCATCGCCCAGGATCTGCAGGCGGTGGCCGAGGGGCTCACCGCCGTCACCAGCCGCTTCAAGGTGGCGCGCGACTGAGCGCCCCTGGCCTACGCGGACTCCTGATCCGGATCCTTGGGGGCCAGCGTGTGCACGTGGGAGAGCAGCTCCTTGAGGGAGAAGGGCTTCTTGAGGAAGCCCGCCCACGAGTAGTCCCTGGCCTTCACCGTGGGGGCGATGGCGCTCATGATGAGGATGGGGAGCTTCTCGAACTCGCTCTTCTGGCGGATGGCCTTGATCGTCTCGTAGCCGTTCATCACCGGCATCATGATGTCCACGATGGCCAGGTCCGGCCGGGTCTCCATG from Hyalangium gracile harbors:
- a CDS encoding methyl-accepting chemotaxis protein; protein product: MWGRLSLRWQVALAVLVPSLVISALSSFYFPKQQGEIGLNRLRERAKAVGLLAQEQTASILEGPEAERQERFRHLFALVDKGGNVVSQAVLEPNGSPLIQHGAALPSGLSSSRASEGCADALIKDKDEDKDVLVVRCALANGRSYVMGLNSSVVGQDVQAFMAPGALVFAGAALVGLVLAFFIGRAITEPVSRMTRAAQDVAKGDVSRSELDVTQAAGEVKMMAQSFSEMLGTLRGTVAELVSRTEQLSSASRGLTGASADQEHVISQQAAYAQQIAATFEELSRTAEQISSSTEVVESSARRTHEAVAEAMAVVAQVVAGINDIRIESKGVADAIVGLNQDLQQVSKIAQVINQVAERSDLLALNAALEGTKAGEVGRGFSLVAAEMRKLAENVSGSARDIARIVEKVQDSGEEAATKARVGMATSDRGVEVAEQASSVFERIVELARGTSEAARQITIATRQQRQSSEQAVQGARNVAELVKQGVDATGRTTRIAQDLQAVAEGLTAVTSRFKVARD
- a CDS encoding response regulator transcription factor — translated: MKTILIVDDELDIVEAVKAILEEERYKVLTCGNGREALKCLMETRPDLAIVDIMMPVMNGYETIKAIRQKSEFEKLPILIMSAIAPTVKARDYSWAGFLKKPFSLKELLSHVHTLAPKDPDQESA
- a CDS encoding NADH-quinone oxidoreductase subunit A — encoded protein: MSTPLAPYLPMAVVLLLSGILALIIPTLAGLLGPRRPSAVKSATFEAGSESSGLARQRFAVKFYVVALLFIVFDVEAVFLYPWAVNFQALGWFGYAEMVVFAATLVVGLIYVWKKGALEWEH